Proteins encoded in a region of the Takifugu flavidus isolate HTHZ2018 chromosome 10, ASM371156v2, whole genome shotgun sequence genome:
- the LOC130532468 gene encoding uncharacterized protein LOC130532468 yields the protein MGVALVILLSLVFFGHVSAGGVYCAKKARAHAAAMGLEFPGGYHTAHYGPRTGKMASGSQPYSHEEHRGAAVKPMMASYGENHPGLRSVDEGIHEQAHPRGSESTFPLSRGTSNQVQSQYAADPAPWPPRGRPVINRKFNFQGVKHAAPSVLPAAPGQSSTASWDPQGQTQPGSFVYREHDLVVDESAPNRHGVFWSGFALPQSQGQGLYRRDLTGYGPGREVAAPGSAGSAERDRIPALSRSPALDWMRSIRVPSENVQLFMQRYPIIRQVGTKFRSS from the exons ATGGGTGTAGCTCTGGTGATTCTGCTCAG ccttgttttctttggccACGTGTCGGCTGGAGGTGTGTACTGTGCTAAAAAAGCAAGAG ctCACGCTGCTGCTATGGGGTTGGAGTTTCCAGGAGGCTACCATACAGCTCACTATGGGCCGCGCACTGGTAAAATGGCGTCAGGATCTCAGCCTTACAGTCATGAGGAGCACAGAGGGGCTGCGGTTAAACCCATGATGGCCTCCTACGGTGAGAATCACCCAGGGCTGAGATCTGTGGATGAGGGAATCCATGAGCAGGCCCACCCCAGGGGCTCGGAATCAACGTTTCCGCTGAGCCGTGGGACTTCCAACCAAGTTCAAAGTCAATACGCCGCAGATCCGGCGCCGTGGCCTCCCAGAGGACGCCCGGTTATTAATCGCAAGTTCAATTTTCAAGGGGTCAAGCATGCGGCCCCTTCTGTTCTGCCTGCAGCCCCAGGTCAGTCCAGCACTGCGAGCTGGGATCCTCAAGGTCAAACTCAACCAGGCTCGTTTGTCTACCGTGAGCACGACCTTGTTGTTGATGAGTCTGCCCCAAATAGACATGGCGTTTTTTGGAGCGGATTCGCGCTCCCTCAGAGCCAGGGTCAAGGCCTTTACCGCAGGGATCTAACTGGTTACGGCCCTGGACGAGAGGTGGCTGCCCCTGGATCAGCTGGCTCTGCCGAGAGGGACCGCATCCCGGCGCTGAGTCGTAGTCCTGCTCTCGATTGGATGAGAAGCATTCGGGTCCCGAGCGAGAATGTCCAACTGTTTATGCAACGTTACCCTATTATTAGACAAGTGGGGACTAAATTCAGGTCCAGCTAA
- the csf3r gene encoding granulocyte colony-stimulating factor receptor isoform X1: MGALPFGAAGTLIMMSAWMALIVPLAAFVNGARNDGDTLPCAKVQTSSFVVPLGGSVSASCVIRDSCPLVSQQGGGVIEWQLDGYALPSSSSTREGERASRVLIPSFNLSRAFLTCNIQAQVVGGVEIRAGYPPESPQNLSCQTNLTTGTMSCRWEPGQREPLLPTSYVLHTENRDGNYSYDVPPGLNHYTVPRFGIILFSEMEIYVKAVNELGTATSLPITLEPVSAAKFDPPVIKKIQAKAHGCLTLSWSLSPQQAWMRTSSMDLELRVKTAGSSQWISKPTLFRPKEQRGPLDQCRLLHGTQYVVQVRVRYKESPWSEWSRSQPGVTLERAPSGYLEWWMKRSGDHVTKQVHLFWKASKWFRANSQNVSYVVSAQTQSGEREQLCSTRGNYCTFQLPAKPAKLYLNAVNRAGKSKPTKVHIHDPKVHTALSNVLVTPDDDGALTVQWRSMVSPDLKGFIVEWRPLLNANISVTQFEITDRNQTSLVLKGSFEPYKPYGISVYPRFKGWIGLPQTVHAYSRQKAPSVVPKMQSTKTWRSSIEFKWDEIPVEQRNGIIQSYKIFYWNKKGPVNVVTADLQERRLVLENLDSELVYEAFMMVSTYGGSLNGSRIYFQVDPYDVVTVISVTLSFGVALTAFIIIAIHFSSHIWVKVHFWPVVPDPANSSIKRWSSESTQDTHFTSENEEPNPEYISHLSFLDISQKSSKEDDNVWLSNAEDTSDLGESICGSPFIPQYSAPYATVAFGSPCNSPTMKTCPAYLRSESTQPLLTPEEPFTPQCYQNADNDGISEKQCFFGPCNDFVREEADTEIPWDDFPFLRALAMNQVQKE; this comes from the exons ATGGGAGCTTTGCCATTTGGAGCCGCAGGTACTCTCATCATGATGTCTGCGTGGATGGCGCTGATCGTCCCGCTGGCGGCGTTTGTGAATGGAGCCCGAAACG ATGGAGACACGCTGCCGTGTGCAAAGGTGCAGACGTCCAGCTTCGTGGTGCCTCTGGGAGGGTCTGTGTCAGCCTCCTGTGTCATCAGAGACAGCTGTCCTCTGGTTAGTCAGCAAGGCGGCGGAGTCATCGAGTGGCAGCTCGACGGCTACGCTctccccagcagctcctccaccagggagggggagagagcatCCAGGGTTCTTATACCCAGCTTCAACCTTtccagggccttcctcacctgcaaCATCCAGGCGCAGGTAGTTGGAGGAGTTGAGATCAGAGCTGGAT atCCACCTGAGTCGCCCCAAAACCTCAGCTGCCAGACCAACCTGACGACCGGAACGATGAGCTGTCGCTGGGAGCCCGGGCAGAGGGAGCCCCTCCTGCCCACGAGCTACGTCCTCCACACTGAGAACCG GGATGGGAACTACTCTTACGACGTGCCGCCTGGACTCAATCACTATACCGTTCCACGCTTTGGGATCATCCTCTTCTCTGAAATGGAAATATATGTAAAAGCAGTGAATGAGCTGGGCACTGCGACCTCGCTGCCCATTACTTTGGAGCCTGTCAGCGCAG CTAAATTTGACCCACCCGTGATTAAGAAGATCCAAGCTAAAGCGCACGGCTGCCTGACCCTGTCATGGAGCTTATCTCCTCAACAGGCCTGGATGCGCACCTCTTCCATGGACCTGGAGCTCCGTGTGAAAACTGCAGGCAGCAGCCAATGGATCAGCAAACCA ACCCTGTTTAGGCCAAAAGAGCAGAGAGGACCTCTAGACCAGTGCCGCCTGCTCCATGGCACTCAGTATGTTGTCCAAGTCCGAGTCAGATACAAGGAGAGCCCCTGGAGTGAATGGAGCCGCAGCCAGCCTGGAGTCACCTTGGAGAGAG cTCCTTCTGGATACCTCGAGTGGTGGATGAAGCGTTCAGGGGATCACGTGACAAAACAAGTCCACTTGTTTTGGAAG gCCTCCAAATGGTTTCGTGCCAACAGCCAGAATGTATCTTACGTCGTGTCAGCGCAGACGCAGTCAGGTGAAAGAGAACAGCTGTGCTCCACACGCGGGAATTACTGTACTTTTCAGCTTCCCGCTAAACCAGCAAAGCTGTATTTGAATGCTGTAAATAGAGCTGGGAAATCCAAGCCTACTAAAGTTCACATACACGATCCTAAAG TTCATACGGCATTATCAAACGTCTTGGTCACTCCTGATGATGACGGAGCTCTGACGGTCCAGTGGCGGAGTATGGTTTCCCCTGATTTAAAAGGATTCATAGTGGAATGGAGACCTTTgttaaatgcaaatatttctgTCACCCAGTTTGAAATAACTGATAGAAACCAGACGAGCCTTGTTTTAAAAG GCAGCTTTGAGCCCTACAAGCCCTATGGGATCTCTGTGTATCCTCGGTTTAAGGGTTGGATTGGCCTTCCTCAGACTGTTCATGCCTACTCAAGGCAAAAGG ctcctTCTGTGGTTCCAAAAATGCAAAGTACAAAGACCTGGAGGTCAAGCATTGAATTTAAATGGGATGAAATACCAGTTGAACAAAGGAATGGAATTATTCAGAGCTACAAGATCTTCTACTGGAATAAGAAAGGACCCGTGAACG TTGTGACCGCTGACCTACAGGAAAGGAGGCTCGTCCTAGAAAACCTGGACAGTGAGCTTGTGTATGAAGCTTTTATGATGGTCAGCACATACGGTGGAAGCCTGAATGGGTCAAGAATCTATTTTCAAGTCGACCCCTATG ATGTTGTTACTGTGATTAGTGTAACATTGTCTTTTGGAGTGGCACTGACAGCTTTCATCATTATTGCGATACATTTCTCCAGCCACATATG GGTTAAAGTGCATTTCTGGCCAGTTGTTCCAGATCcagccaacagcagcatcaagaGATGGTCATCAGAATCAACCCAG GACACCCATTTTACCTCAGAGAATGAGGAGCCCAATCCAGAATATATTTCCCACCTCAGCTTCCTGGACATCTCTCAGAAATCCAGTAAAGAGGATGACAATGTGTGGCTAAGCAATGCAGAAGACACCAGTGACCTTGGGGAGTCCATCTGTGGGTCACCATTCATCCCCCAGTACTCAGCTCCATACGCTACAGTGGCCTTCGGCAGTCCATGCAACAGCCCGACAATGAAAACATGTCCTGCCTACTTGCGTTCTGAGTCCACGCAGCCGCTTTTGACACCTGAAGAACCCTTCACTCCACAGTGTTACCAGAATGCAGACAATGATGGGATTTCAGAAAAGCAGTGTTTTTTTGGCCCTTGCAATGATTTTGtgagagaggaagcagacaCAGAAATTCCATGGGATGATTTTCCTTTTCTACGGGCTCTTGCCATGAATCAGGTGCAGAAGGAATAG
- the csf3r gene encoding granulocyte colony-stimulating factor receptor isoform X2, with product MMSAWMALIVPLAAFVNGARNDGDTLPCAKVQTSSFVVPLGGSVSASCVIRDSCPLVSQQGGGVIEWQLDGYALPSSSSTREGERASRVLIPSFNLSRAFLTCNIQAQVVGGVEIRAGYPPESPQNLSCQTNLTTGTMSCRWEPGQREPLLPTSYVLHTENRDGNYSYDVPPGLNHYTVPRFGIILFSEMEIYVKAVNELGTATSLPITLEPVSAAKFDPPVIKKIQAKAHGCLTLSWSLSPQQAWMRTSSMDLELRVKTAGSSQWISKPTLFRPKEQRGPLDQCRLLHGTQYVVQVRVRYKESPWSEWSRSQPGVTLERAPSGYLEWWMKRSGDHVTKQVHLFWKASKWFRANSQNVSYVVSAQTQSGEREQLCSTRGNYCTFQLPAKPAKLYLNAVNRAGKSKPTKVHIHDPKVHTALSNVLVTPDDDGALTVQWRSMVSPDLKGFIVEWRPLLNANISVTQFEITDRNQTSLVLKGSFEPYKPYGISVYPRFKGWIGLPQTVHAYSRQKAPSVVPKMQSTKTWRSSIEFKWDEIPVEQRNGIIQSYKIFYWNKKGPVNVVTADLQERRLVLENLDSELVYEAFMMVSTYGGSLNGSRIYFQVDPYDVVTVISVTLSFGVALTAFIIIAIHFSSHIWVKVHFWPVVPDPANSSIKRWSSESTQDTHFTSENEEPNPEYISHLSFLDISQKSSKEDDNVWLSNAEDTSDLGESICGSPFIPQYSAPYATVAFGSPCNSPTMKTCPAYLRSESTQPLLTPEEPFTPQCYQNADNDGISEKQCFFGPCNDFVREEADTEIPWDDFPFLRALAMNQVQKE from the exons ATGATGTCTGCGTGGATGGCGCTGATCGTCCCGCTGGCGGCGTTTGTGAATGGAGCCCGAAACG ATGGAGACACGCTGCCGTGTGCAAAGGTGCAGACGTCCAGCTTCGTGGTGCCTCTGGGAGGGTCTGTGTCAGCCTCCTGTGTCATCAGAGACAGCTGTCCTCTGGTTAGTCAGCAAGGCGGCGGAGTCATCGAGTGGCAGCTCGACGGCTACGCTctccccagcagctcctccaccagggagggggagagagcatCCAGGGTTCTTATACCCAGCTTCAACCTTtccagggccttcctcacctgcaaCATCCAGGCGCAGGTAGTTGGAGGAGTTGAGATCAGAGCTGGAT atCCACCTGAGTCGCCCCAAAACCTCAGCTGCCAGACCAACCTGACGACCGGAACGATGAGCTGTCGCTGGGAGCCCGGGCAGAGGGAGCCCCTCCTGCCCACGAGCTACGTCCTCCACACTGAGAACCG GGATGGGAACTACTCTTACGACGTGCCGCCTGGACTCAATCACTATACCGTTCCACGCTTTGGGATCATCCTCTTCTCTGAAATGGAAATATATGTAAAAGCAGTGAATGAGCTGGGCACTGCGACCTCGCTGCCCATTACTTTGGAGCCTGTCAGCGCAG CTAAATTTGACCCACCCGTGATTAAGAAGATCCAAGCTAAAGCGCACGGCTGCCTGACCCTGTCATGGAGCTTATCTCCTCAACAGGCCTGGATGCGCACCTCTTCCATGGACCTGGAGCTCCGTGTGAAAACTGCAGGCAGCAGCCAATGGATCAGCAAACCA ACCCTGTTTAGGCCAAAAGAGCAGAGAGGACCTCTAGACCAGTGCCGCCTGCTCCATGGCACTCAGTATGTTGTCCAAGTCCGAGTCAGATACAAGGAGAGCCCCTGGAGTGAATGGAGCCGCAGCCAGCCTGGAGTCACCTTGGAGAGAG cTCCTTCTGGATACCTCGAGTGGTGGATGAAGCGTTCAGGGGATCACGTGACAAAACAAGTCCACTTGTTTTGGAAG gCCTCCAAATGGTTTCGTGCCAACAGCCAGAATGTATCTTACGTCGTGTCAGCGCAGACGCAGTCAGGTGAAAGAGAACAGCTGTGCTCCACACGCGGGAATTACTGTACTTTTCAGCTTCCCGCTAAACCAGCAAAGCTGTATTTGAATGCTGTAAATAGAGCTGGGAAATCCAAGCCTACTAAAGTTCACATACACGATCCTAAAG TTCATACGGCATTATCAAACGTCTTGGTCACTCCTGATGATGACGGAGCTCTGACGGTCCAGTGGCGGAGTATGGTTTCCCCTGATTTAAAAGGATTCATAGTGGAATGGAGACCTTTgttaaatgcaaatatttctgTCACCCAGTTTGAAATAACTGATAGAAACCAGACGAGCCTTGTTTTAAAAG GCAGCTTTGAGCCCTACAAGCCCTATGGGATCTCTGTGTATCCTCGGTTTAAGGGTTGGATTGGCCTTCCTCAGACTGTTCATGCCTACTCAAGGCAAAAGG ctcctTCTGTGGTTCCAAAAATGCAAAGTACAAAGACCTGGAGGTCAAGCATTGAATTTAAATGGGATGAAATACCAGTTGAACAAAGGAATGGAATTATTCAGAGCTACAAGATCTTCTACTGGAATAAGAAAGGACCCGTGAACG TTGTGACCGCTGACCTACAGGAAAGGAGGCTCGTCCTAGAAAACCTGGACAGTGAGCTTGTGTATGAAGCTTTTATGATGGTCAGCACATACGGTGGAAGCCTGAATGGGTCAAGAATCTATTTTCAAGTCGACCCCTATG ATGTTGTTACTGTGATTAGTGTAACATTGTCTTTTGGAGTGGCACTGACAGCTTTCATCATTATTGCGATACATTTCTCCAGCCACATATG GGTTAAAGTGCATTTCTGGCCAGTTGTTCCAGATCcagccaacagcagcatcaagaGATGGTCATCAGAATCAACCCAG GACACCCATTTTACCTCAGAGAATGAGGAGCCCAATCCAGAATATATTTCCCACCTCAGCTTCCTGGACATCTCTCAGAAATCCAGTAAAGAGGATGACAATGTGTGGCTAAGCAATGCAGAAGACACCAGTGACCTTGGGGAGTCCATCTGTGGGTCACCATTCATCCCCCAGTACTCAGCTCCATACGCTACAGTGGCCTTCGGCAGTCCATGCAACAGCCCGACAATGAAAACATGTCCTGCCTACTTGCGTTCTGAGTCCACGCAGCCGCTTTTGACACCTGAAGAACCCTTCACTCCACAGTGTTACCAGAATGCAGACAATGATGGGATTTCAGAAAAGCAGTGTTTTTTTGGCCCTTGCAATGATTTTGtgagagaggaagcagacaCAGAAATTCCATGGGATGATTTTCCTTTTCTACGGGCTCTTGCCATGAATCAGGTGCAGAAGGAATAG
- the mrps15 gene encoding 28S ribosomal protein S15, mitochondrial, with protein MFQNVAIRAFVKCSTGILRESCSVSPVLAAKSWSCSSALLGPGVGVALPTPVRHYARAVKKKRTVPQSQLSDLPPTMLKLDYAAVPMAQTTDDIIKRLLSLELASHREKLQLKTEQLISKVQRDENDRSSMEVQVATLTARIRNYQEHLQKNHKDKANKRRMLMAIDKRKKLLKKLRLVRYSAFERVCEQLGITYTFPPEYYRRATRRWQAKKAFCIKVFKAVQKQKAEQRKKMKQHLASKNTETTLSQ; from the exons ATGTTCCAAAACGTGGCCATTAGAGCTTTTGTGAAATGTTCGACAGGCATTTTACGAGAAAGCTGCTCAGTATCTCCTGTTTTAGCAGCGAaatcctggagctgcagctctgcgtTGTTGGGCCCAGGAGTCGGTG TTGCACTTCCAACTCCTGTGAGACATTATGCTCGAGCCGTGAAGAAAAAGAGGACAG TTCCTCAGAGCCAGCTCAGTGATCTTCCTCCAACAATGCTCAAGTTGGATTACGCAGCTGTGCCAATGGCTCAAAC gacagatgacatcatcaaaagaCTTCTTTCTTTGGAGCTTGCCTCTCAC CgtgagaagctgcagctgaaaacagaACAACTCATTTCAAAAGTCCAGAGGGATGAGAACGACCGCAGCTCAATGGAAGTCCAAG TTGCTACTTTGACTGCACGGATCCGAAACTACCAGGAACATCTGCAAAAAAATCACAAG GATAAAGCTAACAAGAGACGCATGCTCATGGCCATCGACAAAAGgaaaaaacttttaaaaaagctgAGGTTGGTTCGATACAGCGCTTTTGAGCGAGTGTGCGAACAGCTTGGCATCACTTACACCTTCCCCCCTGAGTATTACAGACGGGCCACTCGACGCTGGCAGGCCAAGAAAGCCTTCTGCATCAAG GTCTTCAAAGCAGTGCAGAAGCAGAAAGCCgagcagaggaagaagatgaagcaACATTTAGCatccaaaaacacagaaacaacttTGAGCCAGTGA
- the LOC130532361 gene encoding cornifelin homolog, producing MSTMSNPVITHQPGSGGYGTNVQTGEWSTGLCSCCTDFFVCAIGCFCPMILSCYTANKYGENCCLGCLPGGMTAVRTHMRLTYGIQGTIINDALMTFFCGICETCRMAREVRIRNGDISM from the exons ATGTCTACGATGTCAAACCCGGTGATCACCCACCAACCAGGATCAGGCGGATATGGGACGAATGTTCAGACAGGAGAGTGGAGCACCGGTCTGTGCTCCTGCTGCACCGACTTCTTTGTCT GTGCTATTGGCTGCTTCTGCCCCATGATTTTAAGCTGCTACACTGCGAATAAGTATGGAGAGAACTGCTGCTTGGGATGTTTGCCAGGTGGCATGACAGCCGTCAGGACTCACATGAGGCTGACGTATGGCATTCAG GGAACAATAATTAACGACGCCTTGATGACCTTCTTCTGTGGAATCTGTGAGACATGCAGGATGGCGCGCGAGGTCCGTATCAGGAATGGAGACATTTCTATGTAG